A window of Akkermansiaceae bacterium contains these coding sequences:
- a CDS encoding IS110 family transposase yields MKTYVINTRPLKQFPSIAKELKKNGTRPLLFHFGIDVELKGVALSVMINGGSPRYLGKFTRQLFIKLAGELITLGHTVHSIQEACGFGPYLHRELLELGVHSIIVAPKKLDGKRKTDRSDANNLAQELWDFQYNGNKKRFKVVRDLTDPQREQRAVSRQHQQLQKNRNMLSGNGRSLMHEHGFYNVPEGWWGARKWIKLKADLEQYNPWLLTMIEPVQQCIQTLHKRIYELNETARENRSAQQQAKGLGEFSFAVIENEIGDWHRFKNRKQVSSFTGLCPGENSSGPNQRFGCIDRRGNKRIRKQLVEAVWRLHIWNPDWRGFKKFPYVFGQGVKISAAVRKKAVVACARMLMVDLWRLNTGQTTLENLGLIPAEPTAK; encoded by the coding sequence ATGAAAACATACGTAATCAACACCCGTCCGCTCAAGCAGTTTCCTTCCATCGCCAAAGAACTCAAGAAAAATGGAACCCGTCCGCTTCTCTTCCACTTCGGCATTGATGTCGAACTCAAGGGCGTCGCCCTCTCCGTCATGATCAACGGCGGCTCTCCTCGCTACCTCGGTAAATTCACCCGCCAGCTGTTCATCAAGCTCGCCGGGGAACTCATCACCCTCGGCCACACCGTACACTCTATCCAGGAAGCCTGCGGCTTCGGTCCCTACCTGCACAGGGAATTACTCGAACTTGGTGTCCACTCCATCATCGTCGCCCCCAAGAAACTCGACGGCAAACGCAAGACCGACAGGTCCGACGCCAACAACCTCGCCCAGGAACTCTGGGACTTCCAATACAATGGCAACAAGAAACGCTTCAAGGTCGTGCGCGATCTAACCGACCCCCAGCGCGAGCAACGCGCCGTCTCCCGCCAACACCAGCAGCTCCAGAAAAACCGCAACATGCTCTCAGGCAACGGGCGCAGCCTGATGCACGAACACGGATTCTACAATGTCCCGGAAGGATGGTGGGGAGCACGCAAATGGATCAAGCTCAAAGCCGACCTCGAACAATACAACCCGTGGCTGCTGACGATGATCGAACCGGTCCAACAATGTATCCAGACGCTGCACAAACGCATTTACGAACTGAATGAAACAGCCAGGGAAAACCGCAGTGCACAACAACAAGCCAAAGGCCTGGGAGAGTTCAGCTTTGCCGTCATTGAAAACGAAATCGGCGACTGGCACCGCTTCAAAAACCGGAAACAGGTTTCAAGTTTCACGGGGCTATGCCCAGGCGAGAACAGCTCCGGGCCCAACCAGCGTTTCGGATGTATCGACCGGAGGGGCAACAAACGGATTCGCAAACAGCTCGTCGAAGCCGTCTGGCGGCTTCACATCTGGAACCCGGATTGGCGTGGGTTCAAAAAGTTCCCCTACGTCTTTGGCCAAGGCGTCAAGATCAGTGCCGCCGTTCGAAAAAAGGCCGTCGTTGCCTGTGCGCGCATGCTCATGGTCGACCTCTGGAGACTCAACACCGGTCAAACCACTCTTGAGAACCTCGGGCTCATCCCCGCTGAACCAACAGCCAAATAA
- a CDS encoding IS110 family transposase produces MKTYVINTRPLKQFPSIAKELKKNGTRPLLFHFGIDVELKGVALSVMINGGSPRYLGKFTRQLFIKLAGELITLGHTVHSIQEACGFGPYLHRELLELGVHSIIVAPKKLDGKRKTDRSDANNLAQELWDFQYNGNKKRFKVVRDLTDPQREQRAVSRQHQQLQKNRNMLSGNGRSLMHEHGFYNVPEGWWGARKWIKLKADLEQYNPWLLTMIEPVQQCIQTLHKRIYELNETARENRSAQQQAKGLGEFSFAVIENEIGDWHRFKNRKQVSSFTGLCPGENSSGPNQRFGCIDRRGNKRIRKQLVEAVWRLHIWNPDWRGFKKFPYVFGQGVKISAAVRKKAVVACARMLMVDLWRLNTGQTTLENLGLIPAEPTAK; encoded by the coding sequence ATGAAAACATACGTAATCAACACCCGTCCGCTCAAGCAGTTTCCTTCCATCGCCAAAGAACTCAAGAAAAATGGAACCCGTCCGCTTCTCTTCCACTTCGGCATTGATGTCGAACTCAAGGGCGTCGCCCTCTCCGTCATGATCAACGGCGGCTCTCCTCGCTACCTCGGTAAATTCACCCGCCAGCTGTTCATCAAGCTCGCCGGGGAACTCATCACCCTCGGCCACACCGTACACTCTATCCAGGAAGCCTGCGGCTTCGGTCCCTACCTGCACAGGGAATTACTCGAACTTGGTGTCCACTCCATCATCGTCGCCCCCAAGAAACTCGACGGCAAACGCAAGACCGACAGGTCCGACGCCAACAACCTCGCCCAGGAACTCTGGGACTTCCAATACAATGGCAACAAGAAACGCTTCAAGGTCGTGCGCGATCTAACCGACCCCCAGCGCGAGCAACGCGCCGTCTCCCGCCAACACCAGCAGCTCCAGAAAAACCGCAACATGCTCTCAGGCAACGGGCGCAGCCTGATGCACGAACACGGATTCTACAATGTCCCGGAAGGATGGTGGGGAGCACGCAAATGGATCAAGCTCAAAGCCGACCTCGAACAATACAACCCGTGGCTGCTGACGATGATCGAACCGGTCCAACAATGTATCCAGACGCTGCACAAACGCATTTACGAACTGAATGAAACAGCCAGGGAAAACCGCAGTGCGCAACAACAAGCCAAAGGCCTGGGAGAGTTCAGCTTTGCCGTCATTGAAAACGAAATCGGCGACTGGCACCGCTTCAAAAACCGGAAACAGGTTTCAAGTTTCACGGGGCTATGCCCCGGCGAGAACAGCTCCGGGCCCAACCAGCGTTTCGGATGTATCGACCGGAGGGGCAACAAACGGATTCGCAAACAGCTCGTCGAAGCCGTCTGGCGGCTTCACATCTGGAACCCGGATTGGCGTGGGTTCAAAAAGTTCCCCTACGTCTTTGGCCAAGGCGTCAAGATCAGTGCCGCCGTTCGAAAAAAGGCCGTCGTTGCCTGTGCGCGCATGCTCATGGTCGACCTCTGGAGACTCAACACCGGTCAAACCACTCTTGAGAACCTCGGGCTCATCCCCGCTGAACCAACAGCCAAATAA
- a CDS encoding restriction endonuclease, producing the protein MGIIIITAILILLLINYSNGGWVYDLFSGSNNHQGYDQLPDAGLEEKLKFKHDAEYVINQMPDKHWDVLSRKRKQLLIPDDYGYIDRSKWINELESYVNNNLVHKIFKSWSDVDLAILKMNLDIMDCLISCMDPIVEDHSYEKLEAHSRPSDPYEYEHYCASLFANSGWTARVTQGSGDQGADLVLTKEHREIVVQCKLYNSPVGNKAVQEVVAAQKYYGAYKGIVVTNASYTPSAKKLAAANDVILLHDTEVVTLNKLL; encoded by the coding sequence ATGGGGATTATCATCATTACAGCCATCTTAATTCTATTACTCATCAACTATTCCAATGGAGGATGGGTTTACGACCTATTTTCAGGAAGTAATAATCATCAAGGTTATGACCAGCTTCCAGACGCAGGCCTTGAGGAAAAACTTAAATTTAAACATGATGCGGAGTACGTAATAAATCAAATGCCTGACAAGCACTGGGATGTTTTAAGTAGAAAAAGAAAGCAACTGCTCATCCCTGATGACTACGGATATATAGATAGATCTAAATGGATTAATGAACTTGAATCTTATGTGAATAACAACCTCGTACACAAAATATTTAAATCCTGGAGCGATGTAGATTTAGCCATTCTCAAAATGAATCTTGATATAATGGATTGCTTGATTTCATGCATGGATCCCATAGTGGAAGATCACAGTTATGAGAAGTTAGAGGCGCATTCTAGGCCAAGCGATCCCTACGAATATGAACATTACTGCGCATCATTGTTTGCTAATTCTGGGTGGACAGCCCGAGTTACGCAAGGTTCTGGTGACCAAGGGGCTGATTTAGTTCTAACCAAGGAGCACCGTGAAATTGTAGTCCAATGTAAGTTATATAACAGCCCTGTAGGTAATAAAGCTGTTCAGGAAGTTGTGGCCGCGCAAAAGTATTATGGAGCTTATAAGGGCATTGTGGTTACCAACGCAAGTTACACCCCTTCAGCAAAAAAATTGGCTGCGGCAAATGATGTGATTTTGCTCCATGACACAGAGGTTGTTACACTTAACAAGCTACTCTGA
- a CDS encoding addiction module protein translates to MSKASDIYTQVLDLPEDQRASLACDILDSLPASLVDDDDGLAEARRRSKELDENPDIAVSWEDIKASLGR, encoded by the coding sequence ATGAGTAAGGCTTCAGATATTTATACTCAGGTTCTCGATTTGCCCGAAGATCAGCGGGCATCGTTGGCCTGTGATATTTTGGACTCGTTGCCAGCCAGCTTGGTTGACGATGACGATGGTTTGGCAGAGGCCCGCCGTCGATCTAAGGAACTCGATGAGAACCCTGACATAGCCGTCAGCTGGGAGGATATTAAAGCGTCATTGGGTCGTTAA
- a CDS encoding IS110 family transposase, which yields MNKTYYIGLDVHKETIAIAHTFSGSRSEAVYYGECGGSNLAVERVLRKLAKQFGVKLRDLKVCYEAGPTGFVLARRLIQLGVDCTVMAPSKTERRPNEKIKTDKRDAKLIARAFRNGDITPVRIPPALDEAVRDVCRARTDASDDLARAKQRLNSFLLRIGFSYSGKSKWTPAHMRYLRDLTLPNDAHKVVLEEYMQAIDTCIERVTRLTDKLKQLLPDWEWEPVVRALMAFKGFQEVAAMTVVSELGDLRRFEHPRKLMAFLGLVPGEHSSGSKRRQGGITKCGNAHVRWMLVECAQHFRRAPKISGALTTRQIGQCKEVKALSWRMQNRLCKRYRTLRARGMRDSKCVVAVARELAAFIWELQNKCGLAIPGSSAATMQSH from the coding sequence ATGAACAAAACATACTACATCGGACTCGATGTCCACAAGGAAACAATCGCCATCGCCCACACTTTCAGCGGCTCCCGCAGTGAAGCCGTTTATTACGGGGAATGCGGCGGCAGCAACCTCGCGGTTGAGCGTGTCCTACGCAAACTCGCCAAACAGTTCGGAGTCAAACTCCGGGACCTCAAGGTTTGTTACGAGGCCGGGCCGACCGGTTTCGTTCTCGCCCGCAGGCTCATCCAGCTCGGGGTCGACTGCACTGTCATGGCACCCTCCAAAACCGAACGTAGACCCAATGAGAAAATCAAGACCGACAAACGCGACGCCAAGCTCATCGCCAGGGCATTCCGCAACGGCGACATCACTCCGGTGCGTATCCCGCCCGCCCTGGACGAGGCCGTGCGCGACGTCTGCCGCGCCCGCACCGACGCCTCCGACGACCTCGCCCGCGCCAAGCAGCGGCTCAACTCCTTTCTTCTGCGAATCGGTTTCAGCTACTCCGGGAAAAGCAAATGGACGCCCGCGCACATGCGATACCTGCGCGATCTCACCCTGCCCAACGACGCCCACAAGGTTGTGTTGGAGGAATACATGCAGGCCATCGACACCTGCATTGAGCGCGTCACGCGCCTCACCGACAAACTCAAGCAACTGCTCCCCGACTGGGAATGGGAGCCCGTGGTGCGCGCACTGATGGCTTTCAAAGGCTTCCAGGAAGTGGCCGCCATGACCGTCGTCAGTGAACTCGGCGACCTGCGCCGCTTCGAACACCCGCGCAAGTTGATGGCTTTCCTCGGCCTGGTTCCGGGAGAACACAGCAGCGGGTCAAAACGGCGGCAGGGAGGCATCACCAAATGCGGCAATGCCCACGTCCGCTGGATGCTGGTGGAGTGTGCCCAGCACTTCCGCCGGGCACCCAAAATAAGTGGAGCCCTCACCACGCGCCAAATTGGGCAGTGCAAGGAAGTCAAAGCGCTCTCGTGGCGTATGCAGAACAGGCTCTGCAAACGTTACCGCACACTGCGGGCACGGGGAATGCGCGACTCCAAATGCGTGGTGGCGGTCGCCCGCGAGCTTGCGGCCTTCATCTGGGAACTTCAAAACAAGTGCGGACTTGCCATACCCGGGTCATCCGCAGCCACCATGCAGAGCCATTAG
- a CDS encoding DUF3634 family protein — translation MKMISRLFSNQAISVRDGQARALKGKVTNKLLNDVASLCRQHEIVECEIWIDNSGMLSFSHEIPEELYQRFRNTISINMH, via the coding sequence ATGAAGATGATATCACGGTTGTTCTCTAATCAGGCTATTAGCGTTCGCGACGGACAAGCAAGAGCACTGAAGGGGAAGGTTACTAATAAGCTATTAAATGATGTAGCATCGCTTTGCAGGCAGCATGAGATCGTCGAATGCGAGATATGGATAGATAATTCGGGGATGCTATCCTTTTCGCATGAGATCCCTGAAGAGCTCTATCAGAGATTCAGGAACACGATATCCATCAATATGCACTAA
- a CDS encoding type II toxin-antitoxin system RelE/ParE family toxin codes for MDSYKVELTRSAEKDLRRIDKRYIPKIFAVIEGFEGEPRPVGSKKLSGSDHTYRIRIGVYRVIYEIEDDRLKVLVIKVGHRKDVYQ; via the coding sequence ATGGACTCCTACAAGGTTGAACTGACGAGGAGCGCGGAGAAAGATCTTCGCCGCATCGATAAGCGTTATATCCCCAAGATATTTGCCGTTATCGAGGGCTTCGAGGGTGAACCCCGTCCAGTTGGCAGTAAGAAGCTATCTGGCTCTGACCATACGTATAGGATACGCATTGGTGTTTACCGAGTGATTTATGAGATCGAGGATGATCGGTTGAAGGTTCTGGTCATTAAAGTTGGCCATCGGAAAGACGTGTATCAATAA
- a CDS encoding class I SAM-dependent RNA methyltransferase has protein sequence MRQPKKFKAYPFDYHQEIEVEISALSNLGVGIARVRIDDEASTATKDDGAATRSLGEGWVVFIPSVLPGEKVLARVFRNDKSHSQADLVKVIKPSPDRLEPRCELFGKCGGCQYQHLSYEKQLAWKTRQVEELLQHMAGVKTTVSPAIPSPEQWGYRSKITPHFKRPRDGKIGDIGFLLAGQRSHLVDVPHCPIAMAEINDALPRIREQTRANSRAYKKDATLLLRATEGRVETNHRNPVSETVNTENGDLTFNFLAGDFFQNNPFILPAFTGYVAAQASSGGARYLVDAYCGSGLFSLCLAHRFEKVAGVEVSDTAADWARKNASLNGITNTTFLAASAEAIFKDITFPARETAVVIDPPRKGCNQEFLDQLFAFGPGKVVYVSCNPATQMRDLKEFLTADYQLKEVQPFDLFPQTRHLECVIVLEK, from the coding sequence ATGCGCCAGCCCAAGAAGTTCAAAGCTTACCCCTTCGATTACCACCAGGAAATCGAGGTGGAGATCTCCGCCCTGAGTAATCTCGGTGTCGGAATCGCCCGGGTGCGTATTGATGACGAAGCCTCCACTGCAACCAAAGATGACGGCGCAGCCACCCGTAGCCTTGGCGAAGGGTGGGTGGTGTTCATCCCCTCCGTCCTGCCCGGCGAGAAAGTGCTCGCGCGCGTCTTCCGTAACGACAAATCCCATAGCCAGGCGGACCTGGTGAAAGTCATCAAGCCGTCACCGGACCGACTCGAGCCCAGGTGCGAATTGTTCGGAAAATGCGGCGGCTGCCAGTATCAGCATCTTTCCTACGAGAAACAGCTCGCGTGGAAAACCCGCCAGGTCGAGGAACTGCTGCAACACATGGCAGGTGTCAAAACCACCGTGTCCCCCGCCATCCCATCCCCCGAACAATGGGGCTACCGGTCCAAGATCACGCCGCACTTCAAACGTCCACGCGATGGCAAGATCGGCGACATCGGGTTTCTGCTGGCCGGACAACGCTCGCACCTCGTCGATGTGCCGCACTGCCCGATCGCCATGGCCGAGATCAACGACGCCCTGCCCCGCATCCGTGAACAAACCCGTGCCAACTCCAGGGCCTACAAAAAAGACGCCACCCTGCTGCTACGCGCCACCGAGGGTCGTGTCGAGACCAACCACCGCAACCCCGTCAGCGAAACGGTTAACACCGAAAACGGCGACCTGACATTCAACTTCCTGGCAGGCGATTTTTTCCAGAACAATCCGTTTATCCTGCCCGCCTTCACCGGCTACGTCGCCGCGCAAGCCTCCTCGGGTGGGGCCAGATACCTGGTCGACGCCTACTGTGGCTCCGGCCTCTTCTCCCTCTGCCTGGCACACAGGTTTGAAAAAGTCGCCGGCGTTGAAGTCAGTGACACGGCCGCCGACTGGGCACGGAAAAACGCCTCCCTCAACGGCATCACCAACACCACCTTCCTCGCCGCCAGCGCCGAGGCGATTTTCAAGGACATCACCTTTCCCGCCCGCGAAACAGCCGTTGTCATCGATCCCCCACGCAAGGGCTGTAACCAGGAATTCCTCGACCAGCTCTTCGCCTTCGGCCCCGGCAAAGTCGTCTACGTCTCCTGCAACCCCGCCACCCAGATGCGCGACCTCAAGGAGTTTCTAACAGCTGATTATCAACTCAAGGAAGTCCAGCCCTTCGACCTCTTCCCCCAGACACGTCACCTTGAGTGTGTGATCGTGTTAGAAAAATAA
- a CDS encoding fatty acid desaturase, with product MFNKIPFHRVNWITSIFLLVTALTALIAVPVYLYHFGIDWFQFGMFFFYATATTMSITLGYHRLFSHLAFKARWPVKLTTLLFGACAFENSCLDWSSDHRTHHKHVDHDDDPYDISKGFMWAHIGWLIFKIRPEQPVQNVNDLLKDKLVVWQDKYVHGIGFVLGLVVPTVIAYMVNPVWHYALGGFLLAGILRIVVVQHCTFFINSLCHTIGKRPYNTDNTARDSAIMALFTCGEGYHNYHHAFQHDYRNGVKPWQFDPTKWMIWTLSKIGLTSGLRRVPDEKILLAEMREARRQAERMAAMAPDIPLSEKASEMFHNFSQRLSDSYSELEQAVSDKVEVSRKAMAQWQKETRELVRHISVMNRVVGT from the coding sequence ATGTTCAACAAGATTCCCTTCCACCGCGTCAACTGGATCACCAGCATTTTCCTGCTTGTCACCGCTCTCACCGCACTCATCGCCGTGCCTGTTTACCTCTACCACTTCGGTATCGACTGGTTCCAGTTCGGCATGTTTTTCTTCTACGCGACGGCCACCACCATGAGTATCACCCTCGGCTACCACCGTCTGTTTTCCCACCTCGCCTTCAAAGCCAGGTGGCCGGTCAAACTCACCACGCTCCTCTTTGGCGCCTGTGCTTTTGAAAACTCCTGCCTCGACTGGTCGTCCGATCACCGCACGCACCACAAACACGTCGACCACGACGATGACCCGTATGATATTTCCAAAGGTTTCATGTGGGCCCACATCGGTTGGCTCATCTTCAAAATCAGGCCCGAGCAACCTGTCCAGAATGTCAATGACCTGCTCAAGGACAAACTCGTCGTGTGGCAGGACAAGTATGTGCACGGTATCGGCTTTGTCCTCGGCCTCGTTGTTCCCACCGTCATCGCCTATATGGTCAACCCCGTATGGCACTACGCTCTCGGTGGCTTCCTGCTCGCTGGCATCCTCCGCATCGTGGTGGTCCAGCACTGCACCTTCTTTATCAATTCACTCTGCCACACCATCGGTAAACGTCCCTACAACACCGACAACACCGCGCGTGACTCCGCCATCATGGCGCTATTCACCTGCGGCGAGGGCTACCACAACTACCACCACGCCTTCCAGCACGACTACCGGAATGGTGTCAAACCGTGGCAGTTCGACCCCACCAAGTGGATGATCTGGACGCTTTCGAAAATCGGCCTCACCAGCGGGCTGCGCCGTGTGCCCGATGAAAAAATCCTGCTCGCGGAAATGCGTGAGGCACGCCGTCAGGCCGAGCGCATGGCGGCAATGGCGCCGGACATCCCGCTCAGTGAAAAAGCCAGCGAGATGTTCCACAATTTCTCCCAGCGCCTCAGCGACAGCTACTCGGAACTCGAGCAGGCGGTGTCCGACAAGGTGGAGGTGTCGCGCAAGGCCATGGCCCAGTGGCAAAAGGAAACCCGCGAACTCGTCCGCCACATCTCGGTCATGAACCGTGTTGTCGGAACGTAA
- a CDS encoding putative 4-mercaptohistidine N1-methyltransferase gives MSYESDQLLSEYLLMHYGTDEQLMPWGFGPSEAIGFPVRTVDRFPPGECERALDLGCAVGRSSFELSKSAAQVTGIDFSASFINAATRLRDHGAIDYPLRETGNRTVQATARVPKDARPEHCRFLCGDAMNLPDDLGRFDRVHAANLICRLPEPEKLLCRLPGLVKPGGYLVLATPCTWLDAFTPPDRQPDGDTFDWLENRLTPAFELISRADEPFLIRETARKFQWTVSLVTLWKRRL, from the coding sequence ATGTCCTACGAGTCCGACCAGCTTCTCAGCGAGTATCTCCTGATGCATTACGGCACCGACGAGCAACTCATGCCCTGGGGTTTTGGTCCGAGCGAGGCGATCGGTTTTCCCGTGCGGACGGTCGACCGTTTTCCGCCCGGCGAGTGTGAGCGGGCACTCGATCTCGGCTGCGCGGTGGGTCGTTCAAGCTTTGAACTCAGCAAATCGGCGGCCCAGGTCACCGGGATCGATTTTTCCGCCAGTTTCATCAATGCCGCAACCCGTCTCCGGGACCATGGTGCCATCGACTACCCGCTGCGCGAAACGGGAAACCGGACCGTGCAGGCCACGGCGAGGGTGCCCAAGGATGCCCGGCCCGAACATTGCCGGTTCCTCTGCGGCGATGCCATGAACCTGCCTGATGATCTGGGGCGCTTCGACCGCGTCCATGCCGCCAATTTAATCTGTCGCCTCCCCGAGCCGGAAAAACTGCTATGCCGCCTTCCCGGCCTCGTCAAACCCGGCGGCTACCTGGTGCTGGCCACACCGTGCACCTGGCTCGATGCGTTTACCCCTCCTGACCGGCAGCCCGACGGCGACACCTTTGACTGGCTTGAAAACCGACTCACGCCGGCGTTTGAACTCATAAGCCGCGCTGACGAGCCTTTTTTGATCCGGGAAACCGCCAGAAAGTTCCAGTGGACGGTTTCGCTGGTAACCCTCTGGAAACGCAGGCTTTAA
- a CDS encoding fibronectin type III domain-containing protein, protein MKQLLLTALFPALLHAAAPEEYTLTNITGWTPAQLAALPHFDRYVPVKPTAASTDFTPVCSNGIGLVTGNRGTLGSYVVSATQTNIEPWGTYYWSYWIWDGRDNHFYSGNVKQSAVRAANVLGQVMGYSTIAGSGSSSLDYDSHLYLRDTTTGEHLDLTPTAHRADPRDMNDHGEITGNWSETSASHPFRRASGGTFTDFVFDYPYSHYIAPSVINNHGHVAGMITIWETPRIHHPFFSESGSAVVTLPYPSQASPDTGSIADINDHDILVGEAHQSTNTTETSAVRWWQDGNTWVAEDLNELLVDNFDFILDRAIAVNDAGHIIATGHADGGADNTFNTHTFLLTPVTFPAPTTTALQPSNIGATSADLRVKINAANLTTSSTLEYGTSTSFGSTVSLPASSGTSPQLALATVAGLNPNTTYHFRATSTNASGATTSNSYSFTTPWNWASWSTTTLGSSDPEADTNQNGLPDLIDYATGTTAHPTLATTSTQAKLTFRRSLIADGVTIIVQVSDDLVHWQDGSTYSLGSGSSSNATTTELSRTPDGTDGEMVTVGTDLGDHTFMRIKVTAP, encoded by the coding sequence ATGAAACAGCTCCTGCTCACCGCCCTCTTTCCCGCACTGCTGCATGCCGCCGCGCCGGAAGAATACACACTCACCAACATCACCGGCTGGACGCCCGCCCAACTGGCGGCACTACCGCATTTCGACCGCTATGTGCCGGTGAAACCGACCGCCGCCTCCACCGATTTCACCCCGGTATGCTCCAACGGCATCGGGCTGGTCACGGGAAACCGTGGCACCCTCGGCTCCTACGTCGTCTCCGCCACGCAAACCAACATCGAGCCGTGGGGAACCTACTACTGGTCATACTGGATCTGGGACGGGAGGGACAATCACTTCTACTCGGGAAACGTCAAACAGAGCGCGGTGCGGGCCGCCAACGTGCTTGGGCAGGTCATGGGCTACTCGACCATCGCGGGCAGCGGCAGCTCATCGCTCGACTACGACTCCCACCTCTATCTCCGCGATACCACCACCGGCGAGCATCTCGATCTCACCCCGACCGCCCACCGTGCCGACCCGAGGGACATGAATGACCACGGTGAAATCACCGGCAATTGGTCGGAGACCTCCGCCAGCCACCCCTTCCGGCGCGCTTCCGGGGGCACATTTACCGACTTTGTGTTTGATTACCCCTACAGCCATTACATCGCCCCCTCGGTGATTAACAATCACGGCCACGTCGCAGGGATGATCACGATCTGGGAAACGCCGAGAATCCACCACCCCTTTTTCAGTGAGTCCGGCAGCGCGGTGGTGACCCTTCCCTACCCGTCCCAGGCATCGCCGGACACCGGCAGCATCGCCGATATCAACGACCACGACATCCTCGTGGGTGAAGCGCATCAATCCACAAACACAACGGAAACCAGTGCGGTGCGCTGGTGGCAGGACGGCAACACCTGGGTGGCCGAGGACCTCAATGAACTGCTGGTCGACAACTTCGACTTCATCCTCGACCGCGCCATCGCTGTCAACGACGCAGGCCACATCATCGCCACCGGCCACGCGGACGGAGGCGCGGACAACACGTTCAATACCCACACCTTTCTTCTGACACCGGTGACATTTCCGGCACCCACTACCACCGCGCTGCAGCCCTCTAACATCGGAGCCACCTCAGCCGACCTCCGGGTTAAAATCAACGCCGCCAACCTCACCACCTCCTCCACTCTGGAGTATGGCACCAGCACCAGCTTCGGCAGCACCGTCAGTCTGCCCGCGAGCAGCGGCACCTCACCCCAGCTCGCCCTTGCCACCGTCGCCGGACTCAACCCTAACACCACCTACCATTTCCGGGCGACATCAACCAATGCTTCCGGCGCCACGACGTCGAACAGCTACAGCTTTACCACACCATGGAATTGGGCCAGCTGGTCCACCACCACCCTCGGCTCAAGCGACCCTGAGGCGGACACGAACCAGAACGGCCTGCCGGACCTGATCGACTACGCCACGGGAACCACCGCCCACCCCACCCTGGCAACCACATCGACACAGGCGAAGCTGACCTTCCGCCGGTCGTTGATTGCCGACGGAGTGACGATCATCGTCCAGGTGAGCGATGACCTCGTCCATTGGCAGGACGGCTCGACATACAGCCTGGGCAGCGGCAGCTCATCCAACGCCACCACCACCGAGCTCAGCCGGACTCCCGACGGGACGGACGGGGAAATGGTCACCGTCGGCACAGACCTCGGCGACCACACCTTCATGCGCATCAAAGTGACCGCACCCTGA